The following proteins come from a genomic window of Candidatus Eremiobacterota bacterium:
- a CDS encoding DUF1957 domain-containing protein codes for MEQGYLIMVLHAHLPFVRHPEYRDSFEEKWLYEAITETYIPLIRVYQQLIEQNINFRITMSLTPPLMEMLADELLQKRYVAHIEKLIELAEKEKTRTRNDQEFYPLALMYERKFKEAREVFVDRYKMNILTAFKEIKDHGSLEIMTCCATHGFLPLMALHKEAVRAQIFIAVRNYRKHMGSSPRGIWLAECGYYPQDDLILKEAGIKFFFVDSHGLILATPRPKYALYSAVYCPSGVAVFARDPESSKQVWSSKEGYPGDFDYREFYRDVGYDLPMEYIAPYIHESGIRINTGVKYYRITGPTDQKKPYAEERALEKTRIHAHHFIMSRVKQSEYLREIMGRLPVITCPYDAELYGHWWYEGPQFLKAVFEGIAKEQYPIKPVTPMDYLEIYPENPVATPSHSSWGHKGYSEYWLEECNDWIYRHLHKAAERMNALATTFRDASDPLTVRALNQAARELLLAQSSDWAFIIKTATCVEYAAMRTKEHVLNFTTLYEEIMDRRVNETSLIKLEEKNNIFSEIDYRIYASDKPAQEA; via the coding sequence ATGGAACAGGGTTATCTGATAATGGTCCTCCATGCCCACCTCCCTTTTGTAAGGCACCCCGAGTACAGAGACTCCTTTGAAGAAAAATGGCTCTATGAAGCAATTACAGAGACTTATATCCCCCTCATCCGCGTCTATCAGCAGCTTATAGAGCAGAATATCAACTTCAGGATCACTATGTCGCTTACTCCGCCTCTTATGGAGATGCTTGCCGACGAACTGCTCCAGAAACGCTACGTGGCCCATATCGAGAAGCTCATAGAGCTTGCGGAAAAGGAAAAAACAAGAACGCGCAATGACCAGGAGTTCTACCCTCTGGCCCTCATGTACGAGCGCAAATTCAAAGAGGCCCGGGAAGTCTTCGTGGACCGTTATAAGATGAACATCCTCACCGCTTTCAAGGAAATCAAGGATCACGGGTCACTTGAGATCATGACCTGCTGTGCCACCCATGGCTTCCTGCCCCTCATGGCCCTCCACAAGGAAGCCGTAAGGGCGCAGATTTTCATAGCCGTCAGAAACTACCGCAAGCACATGGGCTCTTCGCCGAGAGGCATATGGCTTGCCGAATGCGGCTATTACCCTCAGGATGACCTGATCCTCAAGGAGGCGGGAATAAAATTCTTCTTCGTGGATTCCCATGGCCTGATACTTGCCACGCCACGGCCCAAGTATGCCCTTTACTCGGCAGTGTACTGCCCTTCAGGCGTTGCGGTCTTCGCCCGCGACCCCGAGTCGTCTAAGCAGGTCTGGAGCTCCAAGGAAGGCTACCCCGGAGATTTCGACTACCGCGAATTCTACCGCGACGTGGGATACGACCTGCCCATGGAGTATATAGCCCCCTATATCCACGAGAGCGGCATAAGGATCAATACGGGCGTCAAATACTACCGCATCACCGGTCCCACGGACCAGAAAAAGCCTTATGCCGAGGAGCGGGCTCTCGAAAAGACCAGAATCCATGCCCACCATTTCATCATGAGCAGGGTCAAGCAGTCGGAGTACCTGAGAGAGATCATGGGACGGCTCCCTGTCATCACTTGCCCTTACGATGCAGAGCTTTACGGTCACTGGTGGTACGAGGGCCCCCAATTCCTGAAAGCGGTCTTTGAAGGGATTGCAAAAGAGCAATACCCCATAAAGCCTGTAACTCCGATGGATTACCTGGAAATATACCCCGAGAACCCCGTTGCCACTCCCAGCCACTCAAGCTGGGGCCACAAGGGCTACTCGGAATATTGGCTTGAAGAGTGCAATGACTGGATTTACCGCCACCTCCACAAGGCAGCGGAGCGGATGAATGCTCTGGCCACGACCTTCAGGGACGCCAGCGATCCCCTCACCGTGAGGGCTCTCAACCAGGCCGCGAGGGAACTGCTCCTTGCTCAGAGCAGCGACTGGGCCTTCATCATCAAGACCGCCACATGCGTCGAATACGCCGCGATGCGCACAAAAGAGCATGTGCTCAATTTTACCACCCTCTACGAGGAGATCATGGATCGCCGCGTCAATGAAACCTCCCTGATAAAGCTCGAAGAGAAAAACAACATTTTCAGTGAGATAGATTATCGCATTTATGCTTCGGATAAACCGGCGCAGGAGGCCTGA
- a CDS encoding endonuclease/exonuclease/phosphatase family protein produces the protein MRRRIARPLAQPVVVASYNLHGTQDNDSSRFPAIARELAAHRVDICGFQEVVKSETIEDTSYQVARYLSHLTGTRYHTYWAFCHPFYDRYPEGISILSRFPITSPSVIDLDVTLRRGAKPLMPRKALAASIAVRGKRIIFVTLHLDHHRMAAVRTAQLTLLLRKLSSLYGIRGIQGTVVTGDFNASEWSSPLNLMKRRSFRDTYRLINGWGGNTFPSCSPSCRIDFILLKGRMKILNSYLILKDSWMSDHAGVLSIIR, from the coding sequence ATGAGAAGAAGAATAGCAAGACCTCTCGCACAACCAGTCGTGGTGGCGTCCTATAACCTCCATGGGACACAGGACAACGACTCTTCAAGATTTCCCGCCATTGCCAGGGAGCTTGCAGCCCACCGTGTCGATATCTGCGGCTTCCAGGAGGTGGTAAAGAGCGAGACAATAGAGGATACAAGCTACCAGGTGGCCCGGTACCTTTCACACCTCACGGGAACCAGGTACCACACCTACTGGGCTTTCTGCCATCCCTTCTATGACCGCTATCCCGAGGGAATCTCCATTCTCTCGAGGTTTCCCATCACCTCACCATCAGTGATAGACCTGGACGTGACGCTCAGGAGGGGGGCGAAGCCCCTCATGCCCAGGAAGGCACTAGCTGCCTCTATTGCAGTAAGGGGAAAAAGGATTATCTTTGTGACCCTCCATCTTGATCACCACCGGATGGCGGCAGTCCGCACCGCCCAGCTGACGCTGCTGCTGAGAAAGCTTTCTTCTCTTTACGGCATCAGGGGTATCCAGGGAACGGTGGTAACAGGCGACTTCAACGCCTCGGAGTGGTCAAGCCCGCTCAATCTGATGAAAAGAAGGAGCTTCAGAGACACTTACCGTCTTATCAACGGCTGGGGAGGGAATACCTTTCCCTCCTGCAGCCCTTCCTGCAGGATTGATTTTATCCTGCTGAAAGGAAGAATGAAGATCCTGAACAGCTACCTGATTCTCAAGGATTCCTGGATGAGCGATCATGCAGGCGTCCTCTCCATCATTAGGTAA
- a CDS encoding Fic family protein produces the protein MNTRTAPVYEWDHNCQRIHETLERNFSHIGRELYELEHCGVPESLGDLLNYYKKWHYNNELFTQSQEEVVSRKKVIESLSKKGYGVSIDLAKDMTSFQMKELKWRLQGLLYTFSVPIGKVRASIYLPQAQERNRNSSYIIRELCKKLGKDPASETPAAAKPAPRLPIDLFLRMAKETPPHAHMALLNRMFLELTEESSTIMEGSIGAVNVDTPQHLKYIASRNLRELFGYLYDTIGHEIRIDLDWIRKIHFFLTRDLDHSHTWRAGEFRGEDFEDRSGLTFEFGNFQKGLEELSEFLGKVDWDIENFNRFTYSLARLYYLLIGIHPFLDSNGRTAKCLVNHLMLRRGLPPIIFHMHDEVISLPRYGGSILEMQHYFHRRIASSLEHYFFEREKLVHFGNLEKHFFGVNFDAGFYFRHLNGIFPLIEVDFKVYVLDRSHHLWQHYINQCRIAVPREDLIPSLIIYYGFTREGSPEWEHEAEQPLRVWWFRGKDANDIPYFGATCFIELGWHLASYDFLEISLACPPEDLGFLNKDLNYRYRMDRSHLMKIVGSHIAALLGDTRALNDEELAPLRAARDRLEWRSCEVIDGYRLHDPEEMALHRARALMENSDIAEILKTVFIPQLLHLIGKHHLTGREDPADGDNLLAVHHCIQAFLPATAYLVGSTFFTERPL, from the coding sequence ATGAACACAAGGACCGCGCCGGTCTATGAATGGGACCACAACTGCCAGAGAATCCACGAAACGCTCGAGAGAAATTTTTCCCACATAGGAAGGGAGCTCTATGAGCTTGAGCACTGCGGGGTGCCGGAGAGCCTCGGGGACCTCCTCAATTACTACAAGAAATGGCATTACAACAACGAGCTCTTCACACAGAGCCAGGAGGAGGTGGTCTCCAGAAAAAAGGTCATTGAGAGCCTTTCAAAAAAAGGGTACGGTGTGAGCATTGACCTGGCAAAGGATATGACCTCCTTCCAGATGAAGGAGCTCAAGTGGCGGCTCCAGGGCCTTCTCTATACCTTTTCGGTGCCCATCGGGAAAGTACGGGCCTCAATCTATCTCCCTCAGGCCCAGGAGCGAAACAGGAACTCTTCGTATATCATCAGGGAGCTCTGTAAAAAGCTGGGTAAAGACCCCGCCTCGGAGACTCCCGCTGCGGCGAAGCCTGCGCCGAGGCTCCCCATTGACCTCTTCCTGAGGATGGCAAAAGAGACACCGCCCCATGCCCACATGGCCCTTCTCAACAGGATGTTCCTTGAGCTCACCGAGGAATCGAGCACCATCATGGAGGGCTCAATCGGCGCCGTGAACGTGGACACACCGCAGCACCTCAAGTATATAGCCTCCAGGAACCTGAGGGAGCTCTTCGGCTATCTCTACGACACCATCGGCCATGAGATCAGGATAGACCTGGACTGGATAAGAAAAATCCACTTTTTTCTCACGCGGGACCTTGATCATTCCCACACATGGAGGGCAGGCGAGTTCCGCGGGGAGGACTTCGAGGACCGCAGCGGCCTCACTTTCGAATTTGGAAACTTCCAGAAAGGCCTTGAGGAGCTTTCAGAGTTCCTCGGCAAGGTAGACTGGGACATCGAGAACTTCAACAGGTTCACCTACAGCCTTGCCAGGCTCTACTACCTCCTCATCGGGATCCACCCATTTCTGGACAGCAACGGGAGAACGGCAAAGTGCCTCGTGAACCACCTCATGCTGAGGCGGGGCCTTCCGCCCATCATCTTCCACATGCATGACGAGGTAATCTCGCTTCCCCGTTACGGCGGCAGCATACTGGAAATGCAGCACTATTTCCACCGCAGAATCGCCTCTTCGCTCGAGCATTACTTTTTTGAAAGAGAGAAGCTGGTACACTTCGGGAACCTTGAAAAGCACTTCTTTGGCGTCAACTTTGACGCCGGCTTCTATTTCAGGCACCTGAACGGCATCTTCCCGCTCATTGAGGTGGATTTCAAGGTCTATGTCCTGGACCGCTCCCATCACCTCTGGCAGCACTATATCAATCAATGCCGCATAGCCGTCCCCCGTGAGGACCTCATCCCGTCGCTCATCATCTATTACGGGTTCACAAGGGAAGGCTCCCCCGAATGGGAGCACGAGGCGGAGCAGCCCCTGAGGGTGTGGTGGTTCCGCGGGAAGGATGCCAATGACATCCCTTACTTCGGCGCGACATGCTTCATTGAGCTTGGATGGCATCTTGCCTCATATGATTTCCTGGAAATCTCCCTGGCGTGCCCCCCCGAAGACCTTGGTTTTCTCAACAAGGATCTCAACTATCGCTACCGTATGGACCGCTCCCACCTTATGAAGATCGTGGGCAGCCATATAGCGGCCCTTCTGGGTGATACCCGGGCCCTGAATGACGAGGAGCTTGCCCCGCTGCGCGCCGCGAGGGACAGGCTTGAATGGCGCTCCTGCGAGGTGATCGACGGCTACCGCCTCCATGATCCTGAAGAAATGGCACTCCACAGGGCCCGGGCTCTCATGGAAAACAGCGATATCGCCGAAATCCTCAAGACAGTATTCATTCCCCAGCTCCTCCATCTGATCGGGAAGCACCATCTCACGGGAAGGGAAGACCCTGCCGACGGGGACAACCTGCTGGCGGTCCATCACTGCATCCAGGCATTTCTCCCTGCCACCGCCTACCTTGTCGGCTCCACCTTCTTCACTGAGAGGCCCCTATGA
- a CDS encoding phospholipase D-like domain-containing protein: MSETAEHSAMPAYKWIEEPRKVQNIHGMELWHFNGGIGFRVRNYGPSKSLVIRLSLYREDNTIEYYLMRAYFVEPWGQEHEKWQTHQLVLFPYESLHGAVNIVTFSYLLHKDGRAIPSEYEYKFARREDFFRAYVEQGDFHEEHFKRRSSYYVEDISSHALQNALHSIRTERQNVPMKPFFTRGDPGAPGHPAGEIHAMLDRVLEAKHRDPHGRHYVHLAIFNFENEHIANHLLHLHSQGVEVECLGGWEQVSSADWSWDVARLRRGGIPVYGVVRNTPYSPHEGIASMHTKIMLFDGQAVMSASYNLDFHRWGGNWENGIFYYSPPVSLLYEHVYQAVKGAVVKNLAITLNDWYNLYYTLGVSHVHDGTLISPCDALAHEIYRAQTSIFIAMFDLGDFTLKGPHSRGVNLVEALTEAHRRGVYLVILLNGYRAEQELPLPEDGESVRPLKPVIQHLLEQGIEVLLLYYQDSPYSPLHHKFAVFDEETVIAESTNWYSASLYSDEVFSVIRDGNLAREYIGELFLMLKKFRIRRGSEVWV, from the coding sequence ATGAGCGAAACCGCTGAACATTCTGCCATGCCGGCCTACAAATGGATAGAAGAGCCCAGAAAGGTGCAGAACATCCACGGCATGGAACTCTGGCACTTCAACGGGGGAATAGGCTTCAGGGTCAGAAACTACGGCCCCTCCAAGTCACTGGTGATAAGGCTCTCACTTTACAGGGAGGATAACACCATTGAGTATTATCTCATGAGGGCCTATTTTGTCGAGCCATGGGGTCAAGAGCATGAAAAATGGCAGACCCATCAGCTCGTGCTTTTTCCTTACGAGAGCCTCCATGGCGCTGTCAACATCGTCACCTTTTCCTACCTGCTCCATAAGGATGGGCGGGCCATCCCTTCGGAGTATGAATACAAATTTGCCCGCCGAGAGGATTTTTTCAGGGCTTACGTGGAGCAGGGGGATTTCCACGAAGAGCATTTCAAGCGCAGAAGCTCCTATTACGTAGAGGACATAAGCTCCCATGCGCTTCAGAATGCCCTCCACTCAATACGCACCGAAAGGCAGAATGTGCCCATGAAGCCCTTCTTCACGAGGGGTGATCCGGGGGCGCCGGGGCACCCTGCAGGGGAGATCCATGCCATGCTTGACAGAGTGCTGGAGGCGAAGCACAGGGACCCCCATGGCAGGCACTACGTGCATCTTGCCATATTCAACTTTGAGAATGAGCACATTGCCAACCACCTGCTTCACCTCCACTCCCAGGGTGTGGAGGTTGAGTGCCTGGGCGGGTGGGAGCAGGTGAGCTCAGCCGACTGGTCGTGGGATGTGGCAAGGCTGCGTCGTGGAGGGATCCCTGTGTACGGCGTGGTAAGAAACACGCCCTATTCGCCCCATGAGGGCATTGCCAGCATGCACACGAAAATCATGCTTTTTGACGGGCAGGCCGTCATGTCGGCCTCCTATAACCTGGACTTCCACCGCTGGGGAGGAAACTGGGAAAACGGCATCTTCTATTACTCGCCGCCCGTGAGCCTCCTCTATGAGCACGTGTACCAGGCTGTCAAGGGAGCGGTGGTCAAAAACCTTGCCATTACGCTGAACGACTGGTACAACCTCTACTACACCCTTGGAGTCTCACACGTGCATGACGGCACCCTCATCTCGCCCTGTGATGCCCTGGCCCATGAGATCTACAGGGCACAGACCTCCATATTTATTGCCATGTTTGACCTCGGAGACTTCACTCTCAAAGGCCCCCACTCGCGGGGGGTGAACCTTGTCGAGGCCCTCACCGAGGCTCACCGGAGGGGCGTGTATCTCGTGATCCTTCTGAACGGTTACAGGGCAGAACAGGAGCTCCCTCTCCCCGAAGACGGTGAATCGGTAAGGCCCTTGAAACCCGTTATCCAGCATCTGCTGGAGCAGGGGATAGAGGTGCTTCTCCTCTATTATCAAGACTCGCCCTATTCGCCCCTTCACCACAAATTCGCCGTCTTTGACGAGGAGACTGTCATCGCCGAATCGACGAACTGGTACTCTGCGAGCCTTTACTCTGACGAGGTCTTTTCCGTCATCAGGGACGGGAACCTTGCCCGCGAGTATATCGGCGAGCTGTTCCTGATGCTGAAAAAGTTCCGCATCCGCAGGGGGAGTGAAGTCTGGGTCTAG
- a CDS encoding tetratricopeptide repeat protein codes for MSDIIEHLKFVRCVDFSLEESGLLFIGDYGERFFPWDSLRYCFSVILKKKNIPYPLFILISQETDRIYYIDGNIASTKYFSAYKAKSHGHGTLSREPRKAREIGFQRMLAVLCARLTKAYIDKPLIGYLRGNIFLLPSFATLKEISDYCTRIIQTVSEEEMKGATLLEVQDDSLNKKAVTTRERQEWNEGDMVLDGRFTVQEVKRGGMGTVYIVFDPENVRFLAIKTFQERYLWDERIVKQFIKEAEIWIKLDRHINIVQAELVKVIDGKPHIFLEYIQGTDLEKLTRESPLSVEQSLKFAIQFCEGMHYAFKKLGLIHRDIKPSNCLITREGLLKISDFGLGKIFDETGTDADLISFQIKEKRKRTTTTSTAMVGTLPFMAPELFSSLKTQNRKTDIYSFGVLLYIMLTGTNPFFSEDPLEVISNQKNLTPRNPLEFNDKIPESLATLTLKCLEKNPDRRYSDFSEIKVELESIYRETAGADYEVLRNETVFTEDDWVNKGISLASLGRHREALITFDQALHINESSLRAYIFKSSSLIAMGRIRESLACIEDGMRRDERNWELWLQCGEAHWKLGGRDKAFECFEHALNLTDDKAPILGRKGALLAEMGKIDEAILCYNEALAQYPRASEIWNEKGRLLILLHRNEEALECNNEALRINPRFKEAWYQRGVALFHLGHFQEALSAAEKVLALDQESADAWVLIGKCRRDMDDSEKAMEAWNNAIRIQPDNMDAFFSSISLLQELARSEEALQILDSAIEVEPDSTRLLLKRAELLFHFASYEEALALTEIVMESEPDNQDGASIMNSLTLFIEEQQSFSRRIRSLLVIPRSFSDLNSLLCIYCNLDEAGGVIEDGEDESPLRSSLKASLAFIAGDDEKCLKSLAPLIGNDQFSHQITMLRNLIEERQVSNRNVPVKKGGLIGSFFKKSALDERSAEELLIRGLEKLRRYEAQEAAELLKEAYQKDPRLKCCRFFTGKAYDLQGSPEKAQPYYEDFISQFPLSIGYWKERLKTTRSLDPNFVEYTFHKWIAASSKDSTPWKEYFAYLYENDYRQKLDIIASFLIKNSFMPWSPQGKELCHMKGLLHYSLGNYSSSMKSFMEALEADRSDRTTLTGIGRCHEALSFPQQAQEYYELLLEQEETQDLAGFFVADLYLKRGMPEEALDMVEELLAGKGISPLLALKKAEIIAALGKYSEFFDYCSGIELPDEMLISFKMLRARILADQQRLNDAIAEITGVYLSDPYYLPVAKCLGFLYLRAQNYHKALALFDGIIVAFPLDYEISLGKGITFYLMRNYAEALLYFIKAQELNPFDREIWHYLGATYFHLKKQQESEKCWEKALSSGSKGAAAWANKAAFLYHTGKYREALEMAGRSLYLEKTVHGWLTHSRCHWKLGNIKEAIRSAENAVSHSPHLATCWVLRGLLEFQLKNYETCSQSFEKASKIENKHPVIWYDKALLALLTNSHTEAKKALDRAIALNPSFFEAFIARYALAEEKEHMGHMLLSQAQKADPVKFEAWSGAYESSRNVLATLAPLELEEDPFSLPLNRAIPASPAVDLFHLVLKGR; via the coding sequence ATGAGCGACATAATTGAACATCTCAAATTCGTCAGGTGTGTCGATTTCAGCCTTGAGGAGAGCGGTCTTCTTTTCATAGGCGATTACGGCGAGCGCTTCTTCCCATGGGACTCCCTGAGGTATTGTTTCAGCGTGATTCTGAAGAAGAAGAACATCCCCTATCCCCTTTTCATTCTCATATCCCAGGAGACGGACAGGATTTACTACATAGACGGCAACATCGCCTCGACGAAGTATTTCAGCGCCTACAAGGCAAAATCCCACGGCCATGGGACCCTTTCCCGTGAACCCCGCAAGGCAAGGGAGATTGGTTTTCAGAGAATGCTCGCCGTGCTCTGTGCACGTCTCACCAAGGCTTACATAGATAAGCCTCTTATCGGCTACCTCCGGGGCAATATCTTCCTGCTCCCCTCTTTTGCCACCCTGAAAGAAATCTCTGATTACTGCACCAGGATCATACAAACAGTGTCAGAAGAGGAGATGAAGGGCGCAACCCTCCTTGAAGTCCAGGATGACAGCCTTAACAAGAAAGCAGTCACCACCAGGGAGCGCCAGGAGTGGAATGAAGGCGACATGGTGCTTGACGGAAGATTCACGGTGCAGGAAGTGAAAAGAGGCGGCATGGGAACGGTTTATATCGTCTTTGATCCCGAAAACGTGAGGTTCCTCGCCATCAAAACCTTCCAGGAGCGCTACCTCTGGGACGAGAGAATCGTCAAGCAGTTCATCAAGGAGGCGGAAATCTGGATCAAGCTTGACAGGCATATCAACATCGTGCAGGCCGAGCTGGTCAAGGTGATAGACGGGAAGCCTCACATATTTCTTGAATACATCCAGGGAACAGATCTTGAGAAGCTTACCAGAGAATCACCCCTGTCCGTGGAGCAGAGCCTGAAGTTTGCCATCCAGTTCTGCGAGGGCATGCACTATGCCTTTAAAAAGCTGGGCCTTATCCACCGCGATATCAAGCCCTCCAACTGCCTCATCACCAGGGAGGGCCTCCTCAAGATAAGCGACTTCGGCCTCGGAAAGATCTTTGACGAAACGGGCACCGATGCCGATCTCATAAGCTTCCAGATAAAGGAGAAAAGAAAGAGGACCACCACCACCTCCACGGCAATGGTGGGAACCCTCCCCTTCATGGCCCCCGAGCTCTTCAGCTCCCTCAAGACGCAGAACCGCAAGACCGACATTTACTCTTTCGGTGTGCTTCTTTACATAATGCTCACCGGAACGAATCCTTTCTTCAGCGAAGACCCCCTGGAAGTAATTTCCAACCAGAAGAACCTTACTCCCCGGAATCCCCTGGAATTCAACGATAAGATCCCTGAAAGCCTTGCAACCCTTACCCTGAAGTGCCTGGAGAAAAATCCCGACAGAAGGTACAGCGATTTCTCAGAGATAAAGGTGGAGCTTGAAAGCATTTACCGTGAAACCGCCGGGGCAGATTACGAGGTATTGCGGAACGAGACGGTCTTTACCGAGGATGACTGGGTGAACAAGGGCATCTCCCTCGCCTCACTTGGCCGCCACAGGGAAGCCCTTATCACTTTCGATCAGGCACTTCATATCAATGAGAGCTCCCTCAGGGCCTATATATTCAAAAGCTCTTCGCTGATAGCGATGGGCCGGATAAGGGAATCCCTCGCCTGCATAGAGGACGGCATGAGGCGCGACGAGAGGAACTGGGAGCTCTGGCTCCAGTGCGGCGAGGCCCACTGGAAGCTTGGCGGCAGGGATAAAGCATTCGAGTGCTTTGAGCACGCCCTTAACCTCACTGACGACAAGGCGCCCATCCTGGGGAGAAAGGGAGCGCTCCTTGCCGAGATGGGAAAAATCGACGAAGCCATCCTCTGCTATAATGAGGCTCTTGCGCAGTACCCGCGCGCATCGGAGATATGGAATGAAAAAGGGAGGCTTCTCATCCTGCTCCACAGGAATGAGGAGGCCCTTGAATGCAACAATGAGGCCCTCAGGATCAATCCCCGCTTCAAGGAGGCCTGGTATCAGAGGGGAGTGGCCCTCTTTCACCTGGGTCACTTCCAGGAGGCCCTGAGCGCCGCGGAAAAAGTGCTTGCACTGGACCAGGAGTCAGCTGACGCCTGGGTCCTTATCGGAAAATGCAGGAGAGACATGGACGACTCCGAGAAGGCCATGGAAGCCTGGAACAACGCCATAAGAATCCAGCCGGACAACATGGATGCCTTTTTTTCCAGCATCAGCCTTCTTCAGGAGCTCGCCCGCAGCGAAGAGGCCCTCCAGATCCTGGACAGTGCCATTGAGGTGGAGCCTGACAGCACCAGACTGCTCCTGAAGAGAGCCGAGCTCCTCTTCCACTTCGCCTCTTACGAGGAGGCCCTTGCCCTCACTGAGATAGTGATGGAGTCCGAGCCGGATAACCAGGATGGGGCCTCCATAATGAATTCATTGACCCTTTTCATTGAAGAGCAGCAATCTTTTTCAAGGAGAATCCGCTCACTCCTCGTCATTCCGAGGAGCTTCAGCGATCTCAACAGCCTTCTCTGCATCTACTGCAACCTCGACGAGGCGGGCGGAGTGATAGAAGATGGCGAAGATGAGAGCCCCCTCAGGAGCTCCCTGAAAGCCTCCCTTGCCTTTATTGCGGGAGACGACGAAAAGTGTCTCAAGAGCCTCGCACCTCTTATCGGCAACGACCAGTTCTCCCACCAGATAACCATGCTCAGGAACCTTATCGAGGAGAGGCAGGTGAGCAATAGAAATGTTCCGGTGAAAAAAGGAGGCTTAATCGGCTCTTTCTTCAAAAAATCAGCACTGGATGAGCGCTCAGCCGAGGAGCTTCTGATAAGGGGCCTTGAAAAGCTTCGGCGCTACGAGGCACAGGAGGCGGCAGAGCTTCTTAAAGAGGCTTATCAGAAGGATCCGCGACTCAAGTGCTGCCGATTCTTCACAGGCAAAGCCTACGACCTTCAAGGCTCGCCTGAAAAAGCTCAGCCTTATTATGAAGATTTCATATCCCAGTTTCCCCTTTCAATTGGATACTGGAAAGAGCGCCTCAAGACTACGAGAAGCCTTGATCCGAACTTTGTGGAATATACCTTCCACAAATGGATTGCCGCATCATCGAAGGATTCGACTCCATGGAAGGAATATTTCGCCTATCTCTACGAAAATGACTACCGTCAGAAGCTCGATATCATTGCCTCCTTCCTGATAAAAAACAGCTTCATGCCCTGGAGTCCCCAGGGGAAAGAGCTTTGCCATATGAAGGGGCTTCTCCACTATTCCCTGGGGAATTACAGCTCTTCCATGAAATCCTTCATGGAGGCCCTTGAAGCCGACCGCAGCGACAGGACCACGCTCACAGGGATAGGCCGTTGCCACGAGGCCCTGAGCTTTCCCCAGCAGGCACAGGAATATTACGAGCTTCTTCTCGAACAGGAGGAGACTCAGGATCTGGCAGGCTTTTTCGTGGCGGACCTTTACCTGAAAAGAGGAATGCCTGAAGAGGCTCTCGATATGGTGGAAGAGCTTCTCGCAGGAAAGGGGATTTCTCCCCTCCTTGCCCTGAAGAAGGCTGAAATCATCGCAGCTTTAGGGAAGTACTCCGAGTTTTTTGATTACTGCAGCGGGATAGAACTTCCCGACGAGATGCTTATATCTTTTAAAATGCTGAGAGCCCGGATTCTGGCCGATCAACAGAGGCTGAACGACGCCATCGCGGAGATCACAGGTGTGTACCTCTCCGATCCTTACTACCTTCCCGTGGCAAAGTGCCTGGGCTTTCTCTACCTGAGGGCCCAGAATTATCATAAGGCCCTGGCCCTCTTTGACGGGATCATCGTGGCTTTTCCGCTGGATTACGAGATAAGCCTTGGGAAAGGCATCACCTTCTACCTCATGAGAAATTATGCCGAGGCCCTTCTCTATTTTATAAAAGCCCAGGAACTCAATCCCTTTGACAGGGAAATCTGGCATTATCTCGGTGCCACTTATTTCCACCTGAAAAAGCAGCAGGAGTCAGAAAAGTGCTGGGAAAAGGCCCTCAGCTCCGGGAGCAAGGGAGCCGCCGCCTGGGCCAACAAGGCAGCATTCCTTTACCACACCGGAAAATACCGTGAAGCTCTTGAAATGGCCGGGCGGTCCCTCTACCTTGAAAAGACGGTCCATGGATGGCTTACCCATTCCCGCTGCCACTGGAAGCTCGGGAATATCAAGGAGGCGATCAGGAGCGCCGAAAATGCCGTATCCCACTCTCCCCATCTCGCCACATGCTGGGTTCTGAGAGGTCTCCTGGAATTCCAGCTCAAAAACTATGAAACATGCAGCCAGAGCTTTGAAAAGGCTTCAAAGATTGAGAACAAGCACCCGGTAATATGGTATGACAAGGCCCTTCTTGCCCTTCTCACCAACAGCCACACTGAAGCAAAAAAAGCTCTCGACAGAGCCATTGCACTGAATCCATCATTTTTTGAGGCCTTTATCGCCCGCTACGCTCTCGCCGAGGAAAAGGAGCATATGGGCCACATGCTTCTCTCACAGGCCCAGAAGGCTGACCCGGTGAAATTTGAGGCCTGGTCCGGGGCTTACGAGTCCTCCCGCAATGTCCTCGCAACACTTGCTCCCCTTGAGCTGGAAGAGGATCCTTTTTCCCTTCCCCTCAACAGGGCCATTCCTGCCTCTCCTGCCGTCGATCTCTTCCATCTGGTCCTCAAGGGCCGGTAA